In Streptococcus sp. SN-1, a single genomic region encodes these proteins:
- a CDS encoding glucose-1-phosphate adenylyltransferase, with product MKNEMLALILAGGQGTRLGKLTQNLAKPAVQFGGRYRIIDFALSNCANSGIHNVGVITQYQPLALNNHIGNGSSWGLDGINSGVSILQPYSASEGNRWFEGTSHAIYQNIDYIDSVNPEYVLILSGDHIYKMDYDDMLQSHKDNNASLTVAVLDVPLKEASRFGIMNTDANNRIVEFEEKPAQPKSTKASMGIYIFDWHRLRNMLVAAEKSNVDMSDFGKNVIPNYLESGESVYAYEFNGYWKDVGTIESLWEANMEYISPENALDSRNRQWKIYSRNLISPPNFLGANAHVEDSLVVDGCFVDGTVKHSILSTGAQVREGAEVVDSVIMSGAIVGQGAKIKRAIIGEGAVISDGVEIDGTEEVQVVGYNEVVGVATDED from the coding sequence ATGAAGAATGAAATGTTAGCTTTGATTCTTGCCGGTGGGCAAGGAACTCGTCTCGGAAAACTCACTCAAAACCTTGCGAAACCAGCTGTACAATTTGGCGGACGCTACCGTATCATTGACTTCGCTCTTTCAAACTGTGCCAACTCAGGGATTCACAATGTTGGAGTCATCACCCAGTATCAACCACTTGCTCTTAACAATCATATTGGAAACGGTTCAAGTTGGGGATTAGACGGTATTAATTCTGGTGTCTCTATTCTTCAACCGTATTCTGCAAGTGAAGGAAATCGTTGGTTCGAAGGGACTAGTCATGCTATTTACCAAAATATCGACTATATCGACAGTGTCAATCCTGAGTATGTCTTGATTCTGTCTGGGGACCATATCTACAAAATGGATTATGATGATATGCTCCAGTCTCACAAGGATAATAATGCCAGTTTGACAGTAGCAGTTCTGGATGTTCCTCTGAAAGAAGCTAGCCGTTTTGGTATTATGAACACAGATGCCAATAACCGCATTGTTGAATTTGAAGAAAAACCAGCTCAACCTAAATCTACCAAAGCTTCTATGGGAATCTATATCTTTGATTGGCACCGTCTCCGCAATATGCTCGTTGCTGCTGAAAAGAGCAATGTAGATATGTCAGACTTTGGTAAAAATGTCATTCCAAATTACCTTGAGTCAGGTGAAAGTGTCTATGCATATGAGTTTAATGGCTACTGGAAAGATGTTGGTACCATTGAGTCACTTTGGGAAGCAAATATGGAGTACATTTCTCCAGAGAATGCCTTGGACAGCCGTAACCGTCAATGGAAGATTTACTCAAGAAACTTAATTTCACCACCAAACTTCCTTGGGGCAAATGCTCATGTGGAAGATTCCTTGGTTGTTGATGGCTGTTTTGTAGATGGAACTGTTAAACATTCTATCCTTTCAACAGGTGCGCAAGTTCGCGAAGGGGCAGAAGTAGTAGATTCAGTTATCATGAGTGGTGCAATTGTTGGTCAGGGAGCTAAAATCAAACGTGCCATTATTGGTGAAGGTGCAGTTATTTCGGACGGTGTCGAAATTGATGGAACAGAAGAAGTACAAGTTGTAGGATATAATGAAGTAGTGGGGGTAGCAACAGATGAAGATTGA
- the glgD gene encoding glucose-1-phosphate adenylyltransferase subunit GlgD, protein MKIDKYSAILGNTVGFHDMSTLTDHRPVASLPFGGKYRLIDFPLSSLANAGVRSIFGIFQQDNISSVFDHIRSGREWGLSTLLSHYYLGIYNTRVESSTVGKEYYQQLLTYLKRSGSNQTVALNCDVLINIDLNQVFHLHSTTKGPITVVYKKLAKKDISEVNAILEVDETDHVRSHKLFDSKLPDQIYNMSTDIFVVDTPWLIERLEEEAKKEHPEKLRYVLRDLAAKEGAFAYEYTGYLANIHSVESYYQANKDMLESQKFYSLFSPNQKIYTKVKNEEPTYYANTSKVSTSQFASGSIIEGQVANSVLSRNIHVHKDSLVKDSLLFPRVVIGEGAQVEYAILDKGVEVEPGVVIRGTAEHPVVVKKGSKVTEDIHS, encoded by the coding sequence ATGAAGATTGATAAATATTCAGCCATTTTAGGAAATACAGTTGGTTTTCATGATATGTCAACACTGACAGACCACCGTCCAGTAGCTAGTTTGCCATTTGGTGGTAAATATCGTTTGATTGACTTCCCACTTTCCAGTCTTGCTAATGCAGGTGTCCGTAGTATCTTTGGTATTTTCCAACAAGATAATATCAGTTCTGTCTTTGACCATATCCGTTCAGGACGTGAGTGGGGCTTATCAACCCTTCTTAGCCACTATTATCTAGGTATTTACAATACCCGTGTGGAAAGTAGTACAGTTGGAAAAGAATACTACCAACAGCTTCTTACTTATTTGAAACGTTCTGGCTCAAACCAAACAGTTGCCCTCAACTGTGATGTTTTGATTAATATTGATTTGAACCAAGTTTTCCATCTACATAGTACAACAAAAGGGCCTATCACTGTAGTTTATAAAAAACTAGCTAAGAAAGACATTTCAGAAGTAAACGCAATCTTGGAAGTGGATGAAACAGACCATGTTCGTTCTCATAAACTCTTTGATAGCAAGTTACCAGATCAAATCTATAACATGTCTACAGATATCTTTGTCGTTGATACACCTTGGTTGATAGAACGCTTGGAAGAAGAAGCTAAAAAAGAACATCCAGAGAAGTTACGCTATGTTTTACGGGATTTGGCTGCAAAAGAAGGGGCTTTTGCCTACGAGTATACAGGCTACCTTGCAAATATTCATTCTGTAGAGTCTTATTACCAAGCTAACAAAGATATGCTTGAATCACAAAAATTCTACTCTCTCTTCTCACCAAACCAAAAGATTTATACAAAGGTCAAAAACGAAGAGCCAACTTACTATGCCAATACATCTAAGGTAAGTACTTCTCAGTTTGCTTCTGGTAGTATCATTGAAGGTCAAGTGGCTAATTCTGTTTTATCACGTAATATTCATGTCCATAAGGATAGCTTGGTTAAAGATAGTCTACTCTTCCCTCGCGTTGTTATTGGAGAAGGTGCTCAGGTCGAATATGCTATCTTGGACAAGGGTGTGGAAGTTGAGCCAGGTGTTGTGATTCGAGGAACTGCAGAACATCCAGTTGTCGTTAAGAAAGGTAGCAAAGTAACAGAGGATATTCATTCATGA
- the glgA gene encoding glycogen synthase GlgA, which translates to MKILFVAAEGAPFSKTGGLGDVIGALPKSLVKAGHEVAVILPYYDMVKAKFGNQIEDILHFEVCVGWRRQYCGIKKTVLNGVTFYFIDNQYYFFRGHVYGDFDDGERFAFFQLAAIEAMERIDFIPDLLHVHDYHTAMIPFLLKEKYRWIQAYQGIKTVLTIHNLEFQGQFSEGMLWDLFGVGFERYADGTLRWNNCLNWMKAGILYADRVSTVSPSYAHEIMTSQFGCNLDQILRMESGKVSGIVNGIDADLYNPQTDALLDYHFNQEDLSGKAQNKAKLQERVGLPVRADVPLVGIVSRLTRQKGFDVVVESLHHILQEDIQIVLLGTGDPAFEGAFSWFAQIYPDKLSANITFDVKLAQEIYAACDLFLMPSRFEPCGLSQMMAMRYGTLPLVHEVGGLRDTVRAFNPIEGSGTGFSFNNLSPYWLNWTFQTALDLYRNHPDVWRNLQKQAMECDFSWDTACKSYLDLYHSLVN; encoded by the coding sequence ATGAAAATTTTATTTGTAGCAGCAGAGGGTGCACCCTTCTCAAAAACAGGTGGTTTGGGAGACGTTATTGGCGCTCTTCCAAAATCACTGGTAAAAGCTGGACATGAAGTTGCAGTGATTTTACCCTACTATGACATGGTAAAGGCTAAATTTGGAAATCAAATTGAAGATATTCTTCATTTTGAGGTGTGTGTTGGTTGGCGCAGACAGTACTGTGGGATTAAGAAAACAGTACTAAATGGTGTGACCTTCTACTTTATTGACAACCAATATTATTTCTTCCGTGGTCATGTTTACGGTGATTTTGATGACGGAGAACGCTTTGCCTTTTTCCAACTTGCTGCCATTGAGGCTATGGAAAGGATTGACTTTATTCCTGACCTTCTCCATGTTCATGACTACCATACAGCTATGATTCCTTTCTTGTTAAAGGAAAAATACCGTTGGATTCAAGCCTATCAAGGAATAAAAACTGTTTTAACCATTCATAATTTGGAATTCCAAGGACAATTCTCAGAGGGAATGTTATGGGATTTGTTTGGAGTTGGCTTTGAGCGTTATGCTGATGGTACCCTTCGATGGAACAACTGTCTGAACTGGATGAAGGCTGGTATTCTTTATGCTGACCGTGTTTCAACCGTTTCACCTAGCTATGCTCATGAAATTATGACCAGTCAGTTCGGATGTAACTTGGATCAAATTCTTCGAATGGAATCAGGTAAAGTATCTGGTATCGTGAATGGGATTGATGCTGACCTGTATAATCCTCAGACGGATGCTCTTTTAGACTATCATTTTAATCAGGAAGATTTGTCTGGAAAAGCCCAGAATAAGGCAAAATTGCAAGAAAGAGTTGGCTTGCCAGTTAGGGCTGATGTTCCACTGGTGGGAATTGTTTCTCGTTTGACACGTCAAAAAGGTTTTGATGTGGTGGTGGAAAGTCTGCACCATATCTTGCAAGAAGATATTCAGATTGTTCTTTTGGGAACTGGTGATCCAGCCTTTGAGGGAGCATTCTCATGGTTTGCTCAGATTTACCCAGACAAGCTATCAGCTAATATCACTTTTGATGTCAAACTAGCTCAAGAAATCTACGCTGCTTGTGACCTCTTCCTCATGCCAAGTCGTTTCGAACCGTGTGGCTTGTCTCAGATGATGGCTATGCGTTACGGAACCTTGCCATTGGTCCATGAAGTTGGAGGCTTGCGAGATACCGTTCGCGCTTTCAATCCAATCGAAGGAAGTGGTACTGGCTTTAGTTTTAACAATCTATCACCTTACTGGTTAAATTGGACTTTCCAAACAGCTTTGGACTTGTATAGAAACCATCCTGATGTTTGGAGAAATTTACAAAAACAAGCTATGGAGTGTGATTTCTCATGGGATACAGCTTGCAAGTCATATCTTGACTTGTACCATAGTTTAGTTAATTAA
- the glgB gene encoding 1,4-alpha-glucan branching protein GlgB, translating to MDKREALRTFMTGENFHLQHYLGAHREELNGEYGYTFRVWAPNAQAVHLVGDFTNWVENQIPMERNEFGVWEVFTSLAQEGQIYKYHITRANGHQLMKIDPLAVRYEARPGTGAILTDIPEKKWKDGLWLARRKRLSFEERPVNIYEVHAGSWKRNLDGTPYSFAQLKDELIPYLVEMNYTHIEFMPLMSHPLGLSWGYQLMGYFALEHAYGRPEEFQDFVEECHLNNIGVIVDWVPGHFTINDDALAYYDGTPTFEYQDHNKAHNYGWGALNFDLGKNEVQSFLISSIKFWIDFYHLDGIRVDAVSNMLYLDYDDAPWTPNKDGGNLNYEGYYFLQRLNDVIKLVHPDVMMIAEESSSVTKITGMKELGGLGFDYKWNMGWMNDILRFYEEDPIYRKYDFNLVTFSFMYVFKENYLLPFSHDEVVHGKKSMMHKMWGDRYNQFAGLRNLYTYQICHPGKKLLFMGSEYGQFLEWKSEEQLEWSNLEDPMNAKMKYFTSQLNQFYKDHRCLWEIDTSYDGIEIIDADNRDQSVLSFIRKGKKGDMLVCVFNMAPVERRDFTIGLPVAGIYEEVWNTELEEWGGVWKEHNQTVQTQEGLWKDYEQTLTFTLPAMGASVWKIKRRLKSVKTVTSKNQKGVENEE from the coding sequence ATGGATAAAAGAGAAGCTTTGCGCACCTTTATGACAGGAGAAAATTTTCACCTTCAGCATTATCTAGGAGCACATAGGGAAGAACTAAATGGAGAGTACGGTTATACATTTCGTGTGTGGGCTCCCAATGCTCAGGCTGTCCACTTGGTGGGGGATTTCACCAATTGGGTAGAAAATCAAATTCCGATGGAACGAAATGAATTTGGAGTTTGGGAAGTCTTTACCAGCCTTGCTCAAGAAGGACAAATTTATAAGTATCATATCACGCGTGCAAATGGTCATCAGTTGATGAAGATTGACCCTTTGGCTGTACGATATGAGGCACGTCCGGGAACTGGAGCGATTTTAACAGATATTCCAGAAAAGAAATGGAAGGATGGGCTTTGGTTAGCTCGTAGAAAACGCTTGAGCTTTGAAGAGCGTCCTGTCAATATTTATGAGGTCCATGCTGGATCTTGGAAGAGAAATCTTGATGGCACACCTTATAGTTTTGCTCAATTGAAAGATGAACTCATTCCTTACTTGGTTGAGATGAACTATACTCACATTGAGTTTATGCCCTTGATGTCTCACCCTCTCGGTTTGAGTTGGGGTTACCAGCTTATGGGTTACTTCGCTTTAGAGCATGCCTATGGTCGCCCTGAAGAGTTTCAAGATTTTGTTGAGGAATGTCACTTAAACAATATTGGGGTTATTGTAGACTGGGTACCTGGTCATTTCACCATTAATGATGATGCCTTAGCTTATTATGACGGGACACCGACTTTTGAGTACCAAGACCATAATAAGGCTCATAATTACGGTTGGGGTGCACTCAATTTTGACCTTGGAAAAAATGAAGTCCAGTCCTTCTTGATTTCTAGCATTAAGTTTTGGATTGACTTTTATCATTTGGACGGTATTCGCGTGGATGCGGTTAGCAACATGCTCTATCTTGACTACGATGATGCTCCATGGACACCTAATAAAGATGGTGGCAATCTCAACTATGAGGGTTATTATTTCCTTCAACGCTTGAATGATGTGATTAAACTAGTTCATCCAGATGTTATGATGATCGCAGAAGAAAGTTCGTCAGTAACCAAGATTACGGGAATGAAAGAGCTTGGTGGTCTAGGATTTGACTACAAGTGGAATATGGGCTGGATGAATGATATTCTCCGATTCTATGAAGAAGATCCGATTTATCGTAAATATGACTTTAATTTGGTGACTTTCAGCTTTATGTATGTTTTCAAGGAAAATTATCTCTTACCATTCTCACATGACGAAGTGGTTCACGGTAAGAAGAGTATGATGCACAAGATGTGGGGAGATCGTTATAATCAATTCGCAGGCTTGCGCAATCTCTACACTTACCAAATTTGTCACCCTGGTAAGAAATTGCTCTTCATGGGTAGTGAATACGGCCAATTCCTAGAATGGAAATCTGAAGAGCAGTTGGAATGGTCTAATCTAGAAGATCCAATGAATGCTAAGATGAAGTATTTCACTTCTCAGCTAAACCAGTTTTACAAAGACCATCGCTGTCTGTGGGAAATCGATACCAGCTATGATGGGATTGAAATCATTGATGCGGATAATAGAGATCAGAGTGTTCTTTCCTTCATCCGTAAGGGTAAGAAGGGCGACATGCTAGTCTGCGTCTTTAATATGGCACCTGTTGAACGAAGAGATTTTACAATCGGACTACCCGTTGCAGGAATTTACGAAGAAGTATGGAATACTGAGTTAGAAGAATGGGGAGGCGTTTGGAAAGAACATAATCAAACTGTTCAAACGCAAGAAGGACTATGGAAAGATTATGAGCAGACCTTGACCTTTACCCTACCGGCTATGGGAGCAAGTGTTTGGAAAATCAAACGCCGCTTGAAATCTGTAAAAACCGTCACAAGTAAAAACCAAAAAGGAGTAGAAAATGAAGAATGA